From Alloacidobacterium dinghuense:
CAGGAGATGCTGGATTGGTGTTCCGCACACTTTCCGAAATCAAATTTCCGTTTTGCGCATTCGACACACGCGAGCGTTTCTTACAACCAGAGCGGGTCAAGCGGGAAGTACGTTCTACCCTTGGAAAGTGAAAGCGCGGACTTTGTTTTTTCGACTTCTCTGTTTACGCATCTGCTTGAACCAGAGCTGATGAATTATTGTGAGGAGTCTTTTCGTGTGTTGAGGCCCGGCGGAAAGATGCTGATGTACTTTTTCTGTCTCGACTACCCGCCGCCCACTTTCGGCGGGCGACATACGTTCCAGCATCCGGTGGGCAACGCGCGCGTGGAATCGTTGAAGGTGCCGGAAGCTGCTGTTGCTTACACTGAGAAGTTCATGGTGGACGTTGCGCGTGAAAAGGGTTTTGAGAGTGCTCAGGTGATTGCCGGTCCTAATCGGAGTGACTGGCAGATTGTTTTGCTTGCGCAAAAGGCGGCCTCGGTTTCAACCAGCCGCCTTAACACGAATGCCGAACCTCAGTACGCGGAAATGCCCGTCACGCTTTGACCGATGATGAGCGTATGGATGTCATGCGTGCCTTCGTAGGTTTTCACGGATTCAAGGTTCATCATGTGGCGCATGATCGGGTAGTCGTCAGTGATGCCGTTGCCGCCGAGGATATCGCGGGATATGCGGGCACACTCGAGCGCCATCCATACATTGTTTCGCTTGGCCATGGAGATGTGCTCAAAGCTTACCTTGCCTTCGTCCTTCATGCGGCCTACTTGCAGTGACAGCAGTTGGGCTTTGCTGATCTCAGAGATCATCCATGTGAGTTTTTCCTGCACGAGCTGATGACTGGCGATGGGCTGGTCGCGGAATTGCTTGCGCAGCAGAGAGTATTGGAGTGCCGTGTCGTAGCAGGACATGGCTGCGCCGATGGCTCCCCAGCTGATGCCGTAACGCGCTTGATTGAGGCACATGAGCGGCGATTTGAGGCCGGCGGTTCCGGGCATGAGGTTCTTCGCTGGGACGTGAACGTCTTGCAGCGAGAGTCCTGAAGTCACGGAGGCGCGCAGAGACCATTTGCCGTGCACATCGTATGCGGTGAAGCCGGGACGATCGGTTTCGACGAGGAAGCCGCGTACGCGATCGTCTTCGTCTTCGACTTTGGCCCAGATGACGGCTACGTCGGCGATGGTGCCGGAGGTGATCCACATCTTTTCGCCGTTCAGGACGTACTCGTCGCCGACTTTGCGGGCGCGGGTGCGCATGCCGCCGGGGTTCGATCCGAAATCGGGCTCGGTGAGGCCGAAGCACCCGAGCTTTTCGCCTTTTGCCATCAGCGGCAGCCAGTAGTCTTTCTGTTCGTCGGAGCCGAAGGTATAGATGGGATACATGACGAGCGCTGACTGCACGCTGACGAAACTGCGCACGCCGGAGTCGCCGCGCTCGAACTCCTGCATGACGAGGCCGTATTC
This genomic window contains:
- a CDS encoding class I SAM-dependent methyltransferase, with product MKKALARLMRKIVPSTSLLSHNPAFKLLVNSADLLPRAIWREFRALPPNHLRIRIGVGNRFFSNQVNYLRVAESFWLYCLSNNLIEMDSVIVDIGCGCGRFAHHLRDYGFKGSTFKGNYIGIDIDQEMLDWCSAHFPKSNFRFAHSTHASVSYNQSGSSGKYVLPLESESADFVFSTSLFTHLLEPELMNYCEESFRVLRPGGKMLMYFFCLDYPPPTFGGRHTFQHPVGNARVESLKVPEAAVAYTEKFMVDVAREKGFESAQVIAGPNRSDWQIVLLAQKAASVSTSRLNTNAEPQYAEMPVTL
- a CDS encoding acyl-CoA dehydrogenase family protein; this encodes MAFKFKGVDFIGFDALLNEDERLSRDTARQFIEDNLIPIIEECNREGRFPRELVPQMGELGFFGANLHGYGCAGMSNVEYGLVMQEFERGDSGVRSFVSVQSALVMYPIYTFGSDEQKDYWLPLMAKGEKLGCFGLTEPDFGSNPGGMRTRARKVGDEYVLNGEKMWITSGTIADVAVIWAKVEDEDDRVRGFLVETDRPGFTAYDVHGKWSLRASVTSGLSLQDVHVPAKNLMPGTAGLKSPLMCLNQARYGISWGAIGAAMSCYDTALQYSLLRKQFRDQPIASHQLVQEKLTWMISEISKAQLLSLQVGRMKDEGKVSFEHISMAKRNNVWMALECARISRDILGGNGITDDYPIMRHMMNLESVKTYEGTHDIHTLIIGQSVTGISAY